The Ciona intestinalis chromosome 11, KH, whole genome shotgun sequence genome has a segment encoding these proteins:
- the LOC113474655 gene encoding adhesion G-protein coupled receptor D2-like, with product MHPCYLYKEATKNGTNTTVRKYDICWLNPTTSLYIGTVIGPVAFCLGVNVIVALKVMLTLGKLKAQSQQLQPQKSREAAQTSIKYISSAIKALVTLLPVLGISWVLGFFTGVENLTASIVMMYINCVVNGLQGVLVFVLYCYRNNALRTVLENIRLRKIKKNNDINEMMTVPTNVTSTSQ from the exons ATGCACCCGTGCTACCTTTATAAAGAAGCGACCAAAAATGGAACAAACACAACTGTCCGTAAATATGACATCTGTTGGTTAAACCCAACAACATCGTTGTACATTGGTACGGTTATAGGCCCTGTGGCTTTCTGCTTAGGCGTCAATGTCATAGTAGCGCTCAAAGTAATGCTAACACTCGGGAAGCTGAAAGCTCAATCGCAACAACTTCAACCGCAGAAAAGTCGAGAAGCAGCTCAAACGTCAATCAAGTATATTTCTTCGGCAATAAAAGCGCTAGTGACGTTGCTTCCGGTGTTGGGAATATCATGGGTGCTGGGATTTTTCACAG GTGTTGAAAACTTAACCGCCTCCATTGTGATGATGTATATTAACTGCGTTGTCAACGGTTTACAG GGGGTTCtggtgtttgttttgtattgttatCGTAACAATGCGTTGAGGACGGTTCTGGAAAACATTCGGTTGCGAAAAATCAAGAAGAACAATGATATCAACGAAATGATGACGGTTCCCACAAACGTCACTTCCACGTCACAGTGA